Proteins from a single region of Drosophila biarmipes strain raj3 chromosome 3R, RU_DBia_V1.1, whole genome shotgun sequence:
- the LOC108031133 gene encoding transmembrane protein 135, with protein MAAQSKLAEIALNCTCYEYHHPWTKSCACAAAGMMLSEIPPSLRTYATVYVLALVMRGRIPSVKDLKRTVGGILQSTAFLSMNGGLFVFAVCYLRQILGGFYFGTVAWLPSFLASFACLAFERPERRAPLALYVANVGIETLWKMMEARGLVRSIPNGQVLIMGLSVTALMYLYRAGLHKTVAKDATFKALGLIMGKEEEGPSKLPVATTSQSSRQAPLNFHSISAYVQLYDRLLKAKHPSCPHKRGCAPYALLGGLKPFLGGVGLSVGLKLLLNIPKIFQLKMQWRKQIFNAGSLQLGLALGIFSFLFKSTSCGLRHTFGFDDARFAIPAGLLGSIGLLRFPNTTVACYLMWKSLQLLYNWGIAEGKLIEVPHFAMLMYGFFTAVLFHSAILEARSLRPSYYKFLMGISGNRISRFNVKPFEAYGLKSQDQINYVIKKLNIDMTSPFPLCSLTV; from the exons ATGGCGGCCCAAAGTAAGCTGGCGGAGATAGCCTTGAACTGCACCTGCTACGAGTACCACCACCCATGGACCAAGAGCTGTGCCTGCGCCGCGGCGGGCATGATGCTCTCCGAGATTCCCCCCAGTCTGCGCACCTACGCCACTGTTTATGTG tTGGCTTTGGTCATGCGAGGACGCATTCCTTCGGTGAAGGACCTCAAACGCACTGTAGGTGGAATCCTGCAGTCCACAGCGTTCCTTTCGATGAACGGAGGCCTCTTCGTGTTCGCCGTGTGCTACCTACGCCAGATCTTAGGTGGATTCTACTTCGGCACAGTGGCCTGGCTGCCCTCATTCCTGGCCAGCTTCGCCTGCCTCGCCTTCGAGCGGCCGGAGCGACGAGCTCCGCTGGCCTTGTATGTGGCCAACGTGGGCATTGAGACGCTGTGGAAGATGATGGAGGCTCGAGGTCTGGTGCGATCCATTCCCAATGGACAGGTCCTAATCATGGGTCTCAGTGTCACTGCCTTGATGTACCTTTATCGCGCTGGACTGCACAAGACGGTGGCCAAGGATGCGACCTTCAAGGCATTGGGTCTGATTATGggcaaggaggaggagggtcCTTCCAAGCTTCCGGTGGCTACCACTTCACAGAGCTCCAGACAAGCGCCGCTCAACTTCCACAGCATTTCCGCGTATGTGCAGCTCTACGACCGCCTTCTGAAGGCCAAACATCCCAGTTGTCCACACAAACGGGGCTGTGCTCCATACGCCCTCCTCGGAGGACTGAAACCCTTCCTCGGGGGCGTGGGCCTATCAGTGGGTCTCAAGCTGCTGCTCAACATTCCCAAGATCTTCCAGCTTAAGATGCAGTGGCGCAAGCAGATCTTCAACGCGGGATCCCTGCAGTTGGGACTGGCGCTGGGAATCTTTTCGTTCCTGTTCAAG TCGACTTCCTGTGGACTGCGTCACACCTTCGGATTCGACGATGCCCGCTTCGCCATTCCGGCTGGCCTGCTTGGATCCATTGGCCTGCTGCGTTTCCCCAACACCACGGTGGCCTGCTATCTGATGTGGAAGTCCCTGCAGCTCCTCTACAACTGGGGCATCGCCGAGGGCAAGCTGATCGAGGTGCCCCACTTCGCGATGCTCATGTACGGATTCTTCACGGCCGTGCTCTTCCACTCGGCGATCCTGGAGGCCCGCTCCTTGCGCCCCAGCTACTACAAGTTCCTCATGGGCATCTCGGGCAACCGCATCAGCCGCTTCAACGTGAAGCCCTTCGAGGCCTACGGCCTGAAGAGCCAGGACCAGATCAACTATGTGATCAAGAAACTGAACATCGACATGACTTCACCCTTCCCACTTTGCTCCCTGACTGTCTAG
- the LOC108031081 gene encoding transmembrane protein 135, with protein sequence MAAQSKLAEVAFNCTCQEFVHPWTSSCACATAGMLLSLIPGTFRTYSMVYLFSLAMRRRIPSLKDLKNTALSTLQSTAFLSLNGSLFILAICLVRQFLGGFYFPTATWIPALLVSSISLMVERPGRRAPLAMYVANVGIETLWKMMEVRGLVRSIPNGQVLIMGLSLTALMYLYRTGLHKTVAKDATFKGLGLIVGQEEEGPLKTPVVNTSQRPRPPRLNIRCISSHLLVYDQLMSLKHPSCPHKQGCALYALLGGLRPFLGGVGLSVGLKLLLNITKIFQFKMQWRKQIFNKGSLQLGLALGIFSLLFKSTSCALRHSFGYDEAIFAIPAGLLGSIGLLHFPNTTVSLYLMFKSLQLLYNWGVSQGKVPEVPNFSVIMYGFFTAVLCHSTVLEAQSMRPSYFKFIETISGGRLSRFNLKPFEAFGVHSQDQANQVIKKLGIAVNSANPLFPLTV encoded by the exons ATGGCAGCACAGAGCAAACTTGCGGAGGTAGCTTTCAATTGCACCTGCCAGGAGTTCGTCCATCCTTGGACCTCGAGTTGCGCCTGTGCGACGGCGGGAATGTTGCTATCCTTAATTCCTGGCACCTTTCGCACCTATAGTATGGTCTATCTG TTTTCACTTGCTATGCGTAGGCGCATTCCATCGCTAAAGGATCTGAAAAACACTGCACTCAGCACTCTACAGTCCACGGCTTTTCTCTCCCTGAATGGCAGCCTTTTTATCCTGGCCATTTGCCTGGTGCGTCAATTTTTGGGTGGTTTCTACTTTCCTACGGCCACCTGGATTCCCGCGCTCTTGGTCAGCTCCATATCACTGATGGTAGAACGACCGGGGCGACGTGCTCCGCTGGCCATGTATGTGGCCAACGTGGGCATTGAGACGCTGTGGAAGATGATGGAGGTCCGAGGCCTGGTGAGATCCATTCCCAATGGTCAGGTGCTCATCATGGGCCTTAGTCTCACCGCCTTGATGTATCTATATCGAACGGGCCTTCACAAAACGGTGGCCAAGGATGCTACCTTCAAAGGATTGGGTCTCATTGTAggccaggaggaggagggtcCTTTGAAGACGCCGGTGGTGAACACCTCTCAAAGACCCCGACCACCCAGGCTAAATATCCGCTGCATCTCGTCTCACCTCCTGGTGTATGACCAACTGATGTCCCTCAAGCATCCCAGTTGTCCACACAAACAGGGTTGTGCTCTGTACGCCCTCCTTGGTGGCCTAAGACCCTTCCTCGGGGGCGTGGGCCTCTCGGTGGGCTTAAAGCTGCTGCTCAACATTACCAAGATCTTCCAGTTTAAGATGCAGTGGCGAAAGCAGATCTTCAACAAGGGGTCCCTGCAGTTGGGCCTAGCACTGGGAATCTTTTCACTGCTCTTTAAG TCCACTTCCTGTGCTTTGCGACACTCTTTCGGATATGATGAAGCTATTTTCGCCATTCCAGCTGGCTTACTGGGATCAATTGGTCTTCTTCACTTTCCCAACACAACAGTTTCCCTGTACCTGATGTTCAAGTCCCTACAACTGTTGTACAACTGGGGTGTCTCCCAGGGAAAGGTGCCCGAGGTGCCGAACTTCTCCGTGATCATGTATGGATTCTTCACGGCCGTGCTCTGTCACTCAACCGTACTGGAAGCGCAGTCCATGAGGCCAAGCTACTTTAAGTTTATCGAGACCATTTCCGGAGGTCGTCTCAGCCGTTTTAACTTGAAACCCTTCGAGGCTTTCGGAGTACACAGCCAGGATCAGGCCAACCAAGTGATCAAGAAGCTGGGCATTGCTGTCAACTCGGCGAACCCCCTGTTTCCACTGACTGTTTAG
- the LOC108031293 gene encoding uncharacterized protein LOC108031293 — protein sequence MTSPFDGAACFWLAIIWLQLGLINAGLDFLRACVPLPLVRLREIEDEERDIEGECTLGAISVRMFAF from the coding sequence ATGACGTCTCCGTTTGACGGTGCTGCCTGCTTCTGGCTGGCGATAATCTGGCTCCAGCTGGGTCTCATCAACGCGGGTCTGGATTTCCTAAGGGCCTGCGTACCGCTGCCCCTGGTGCGACTGAGGGAGATCGAGGACGAGGAGCGGGATATCGAGGGCGAGTGCACGTTGGGAGCCATCAGCGTTCGAATGTTCGCCTTCTGA